TTTAACCATAGAAAATATAGCAGTTGAAAACTGGAAGAATAAGGAGGTATTAAATCTAAAACCTATGAAACATGATGAGGGAGCCCGATTTTGTGGCCGTTTACATTCCTATAGTGCTCCTTCAACTTCTTAAAAAATATTTTTTTAAATATTTAATATTTAATGCCAGATAAAGCTATTTTTGCTACCATCTTTTAATACGCCTGTGAATAGCAGGCGGAAACTAAAATCACTAAGTATATATGAAAAAGTTAGTAACACACAGAATTTTGCCGGCTCTCTTCGTGATAATGCTGGTCGTATCATCATGTCAGAAAGGAGGGAATGGCAACAGCCAATTGCCAAGACCGGATGAGCACTCATCTGAAGTAGTCACAGCCTGGATGGACCTGATCCTGGAAATGACACGCACCACACCAGGATTTAGCCCACCTGTGGCAGCCAGGGCATTTGGCTACGCAGGCCTCGGGCTTTATGAGAGCGTAAGAGGCGGACAGCCGGGCTACAAAACCCTGGCCGGCCAAGTCTCCGGGCTGAGCCAGAATTATCTGCCTAAAGCATCGCCCAATGGCAAGTATCACTGGCCTGCGGTAGCAAATGCTACCCTGGCTACCATCGCACGCGGATGTTACGTCCCCGCAGCTTTGGCCAACGAGCAGCTCATTGACGATTTGGAATTGGCTTTTAATAATGAATTCCAAAGTCAGATTCCGGGAAGTGGCCCAGGCCGATCACAGGGCTTGGATGCTTATGAACTTTCGGTTGCATTTGGAATCGAGATGGGGGAGAAAATCCTGGATTATGCAATGTCTGATAATCAGGACGAATGTTATAAGAATAATTTCCCTACAAGCTATACGGCACCTACCGGCAATGGACTTTGGGTTCCCACGCCTCCAGCATATCAGCGCGCGTTGCAGCCATATTGGGGTGATGTAAGGCCTTTTCTTGCACAAAATGTTTCTTCTGCTGTCCAACCGGGACCTCCGCCACCATTTTCAATGGATGGGGATTCTTACTTTTTCAAGGAGTGCAAAGAGGTGTATGACGTGGTAAATGCTATCACTTCTGAAGAGTTGAAGATTGCTAAGTACTGGAGTGATGATCCAGGCCTTACAGCCACACCGCCCGGCCATTCACTGTCAATCCTGCGCCAAGTCCTCATTAAAGAGGATGCTGACCTGCTATTGGCAGCAGAGGCTTTTGCCAAATTGGGAATGGGTGTACACGATGCATTTATCTCTTGCTGGAGGGCTAAATTCGATTACAACCTCGTTCGCCCGATTACATTGATCCGTCAACATTTTGATGCTTCATTTACCACGCCTCTTACAACACCTCCATTCCCTGAATACACGTCAGGGCACTCGGTGCAGTCGGGGGCAGCTTCGCTTATTTTGACGGACTTGTTTGGAAGCCACTACAGCTTTACCGATTATACCCATCAAAACAGGACTGACATTGACGGCACTCCCCGGTACTACAGTTCTTTTTATGATTTTGCTGACGAAGCAGCCATCAGCAGGCTCTATGGTGGGATCCACTTCCGCGCAGCCATTGAGAATGGCATCGTTCAGGGCCGCCTGATCGGAAATAATATTTCAGCTTTAAAGTTCAAATAGCTGGTCTCGGACATGGATCTTTAAAAGCCTCACCGGTATGTACTGGTGAGGCTTTTTTAGTGGAATAAGCCCAGGTAAAACGGGATCAGGCATTTTCTTTTGAGATTCACTGGCACCCACATGGCAGGGACCTGGGATTTGCATTGAAATTTCAGCCGATGGATGCCCTACAGGCCCCCAATGTCCGGGTGGAATAAGATTCCCTGGTTCTCCAGAAGAATGGGAACAGACTGGTGGCGATTTTTATCGTGAATATCCTCCAACTTCATGTTGCCCTATGGGGTATTCTGTAACCTTTAGTTCAGGTATTTTTACGTTTGATTGCCTCTGATAGTAACCCTCAATGATTATTAAAGCATTAGTATTGATTGATAGTTATTAAACCAGTTTTTCTCAACATTTAATTTAATTACAATGAAACATATATTTTTCTTCCAATCATGGCTTTGATAATGTTTGCCGGCTGCTCTGGTTAATTATCTTTTGACTGTATTTCTTAAATTGCATTGGTATCCATATTGAGGATTCAAAATGGATACCTTAATTTTCAGATAATGATTATAAAGCACATATTTATTTTGATGGTGTTCTTTCTATGGATGGGTATCCTTCGTTCCCAGCCATCGGGTTTTATAGCTGAATTGAGCACAAGTAAGCATAACGTTTTTGTGAAGAAGTTTGTATCCGACTACGATGGTTTTATTTTAATGCAACAGATGCATCAACATGGATTCTCTCTCACCAAATTTGATGAATGTCTCAATGTAATTTGGTGCAAAATAAAGCCGATATCTTCAATATCCCATACGCATGATATTGCTGGGTCTGCAGATGAAGACTATTTTTTCATGGTTAATAAGGATAGAAATACTTCAGACGGTAGCATTATTACTGTCTCCAAATTGGAAAAAATTGGAGGTGCAGTGGTATGGAGCAAAAATATTGCGTTTCCCGGCCTACAGGGACATCCTAATTTTATAGGGATTACCGAAATCACTGCTACGGCAGATTCCGGTATTGTAATAGTGAGCTCCCACGGATTAAGCAATAACGTATACAAAGTTGTGAGTATTCATAAAATTGCTAAAGATGGGGGGATGGTATTTACCAAAACTTTAGATGAATTGCAGTTTTCCCTAAATTCTATTAACTTGGAAGTACATGAAGTTGATGGTACTATTGCTTTGCTAATGAATGATGCAGCTAGTCACGTTATTGATCGTAATTTATATATATTGCACATAAGTGAAAACGGTGATCCTGTTATTTTCTATAAAGTAACTTCAATAGGCGACAAATGGATGTTTAGAGGGTCAGCAAAATTAACAGAGCAAACCCTGTTAGTGCTGGGGGTCGGACGCCAAGACAAAAGAATATTTTATTTTACAATTGAAAATTTAGGTAGTATCAGTGGTATTAAAGCGTACATTACTAATCAAGGCACGGGAAACTTTCCTTTTACACCTATCATAACCACTAAAGACTCCTCCGTCATTTTTTGGCAAGCAATTGATACTTTTTCCCGACAAGTCATAAATTATAATATTGGAAGCAATGCTTTCCGGAGTAAGCGCTATCCAACAAGCTACTGGCCTGACCAGGAAGTGTTTGAATGGAACAACTCAGTTTTGTTTTTTGGCACGTTTACCAAAGGTGCGATACTGGGCGGCAGGTCCTTGCTTGGACGTATATCAGATTTTGACCAGGATTTGTGTGCAGATGACAATGAGCCGCGAGATACAACCGGGAACAACGTGCCGTTCGATTCTATTCCCCAATATTTGCCCCTGCCTGCTGACACCAGCCTTTTTTTCCTGCGCGACACCACAGTAATTTTGGAAGACGCCAGCCAGGAAGTTGACATCATCTGCTCCGATATTAAAATACCAAAAGTTGAATTAGGAAATGATACATTAATCTGTGCTGGTTCCTTATTTCAATTAAATGCAGGCAATCCGTTAGATTCATTTTCCTACACTTGGAGCACGGGCGATACGGTGGCGGAGATCACGGCCACCACTTCAGGCCGGTATTGGGTGGAGGTGTCCAATGGCGGCTGCACGGCCACCGATACCATAGATTTGGTTTTTCTGGATGACGCACAATCCATATTGCCGGATGATACTACCCTTTGCCCCTACGACAGTTTGCTTGTTTCCATCCCTGCCAGCGGGAATTATCGTTTCATTACGCCAACTAATGACACCCTTACACACGGGGCTATTTATGCAAAGGACAGCGGCACCTATTATTTGTATGCTGAACTTGATGGCGATTGTGTCTTTCGCGACAGCATCCAATTAATATTGCATGATCTGCCTGCTGCCAAGGCGGGGCCTGACACGCTGCTGTGCTACAACCAGGAATACGTAATGCAGGGCGCGGGTGGGGTTAGCTACCATTGGATTCCTGCCACTTACTTATCGAACGATACCATTCCCGACCCTGTGGCACAACTTCCTCACCAGCAGAATTACATCCTCATTGTGGGCAATAATGCTGGATGCCGTGATACTTCAGCCGTCAGCCTGGACGTGCGTTCTCCGCTGAATCTGAGCCTGCGTCCCAGTGACACTATTGTATGCAAGGGCGATATGTTGCAGTTCATCGCATCTGCCACAGGAGGCGACAGCAGCAGCTATTCATTTACCTGGAACGGCAATTCGTCAACAGGCGCAAGCCATAGCCAGGCGTTTTATTCGGAGGGCTGGCTATATGTGACGCTGGAAGACGGCTGCTCACCGGAAGTGGGCGACAGCATATTTGTGCAGGTGGCAGACCCGCAGGCCGATTTTATGGTGCAGCCTGACGACACTGCCCATATTAATAATTCACTTCACCTCATCAATTATTCGGAAAATGCCGCCCATTATTCCTGGGATTTCGTGAATGGGGAAAGTTCCACGCTCCTGTCGCCCACGGTAGCTTATGGAGATACCGGGCGCTTTCAAATCCGTTTGGTTGCATTTACCGAAGAAGGCTGCGCGGACACGGCCATGCAATGGGTCTGGGTATTGCCGGAACTAAAGGTGTTCATTCCGAATGCCTTTCATCCGGGAGGAGGCATCAATGATGTTTTTGCCCCTACAACCTCAGCCGAAGTTTCGTGGCATCTGGAGGTTTACAACCGCTGGGGCCAGAAGGTATGGGAAGGCACCAACACCGGCTGGGATGGGCAGTACAAAGGCGCACCGGCCCCGGAAGGTGTATACGTCTATAAAATCCAGTTGTTGGACACTGACCGGAGGGAGAATGCTTTCAGGGGGAATGTGCATTTGTTGCGGTGATGCAACTGATTTATAAAAATCCTTATAAATCATTTTTAATAAGGCTACTCTCACCAACGGCACATTCCTATTCACCACCTAGAACGTGTGCTCGTAGTCACCAATTTCAATCTAAAGACATAAACGCCTTACGGCAGTGCTTCGCCTGTATAAAAATACCGGCCGTTATAGTTTTCGTCTTTGGCAACGGTGCAGAATACTGGTTCTACTGCTGCGCGGTATTAGCCAGGAAATTTTAACTAAAGGGCATATTTTAATGCTAGCGCTACACCTATGTTATAATATTCTTCATCAAAAAAAACGGATTCCCCAGCGAGCGGGGTTATTGCATATTGCACATGTGGTCCGAATGAAATGGATAGGGCAGGTCGCACTTCATAAGAAATGGCCATTCGCCCCCATACTGAAGCAGTATAAGGTGAGAAGTCATCAAGCCGGTCTGATGATTTATTGCTTTCATTTTCTTCATTCCACTCTGTAACTTTTTGACGGCTAAATAATAACAAATCTATGGAAGGGCCTACAGATAGGTGTAAACCCCAGCGGCCTGCACTATCTAAAGGCAATGAACCCTGAACCAACAATGGCAATGCTAAATATACCATTTTAAATCTTGCTTCATTTTCAACGCTGCCAGGAAACCTGCTTAAAAAGATAAACTCACAGTTGGGTGGAGGGCCAGGGCGGCAATTACGAACCCTGGGCCTGGAAAAGCCCCGCTCATTATACAGAAGTCCTGAAGATAAGGCCAGCCAATTATTTATGCGGTATTCTACCAATAGGCCGGCTGTAAGCCTGGCAGCAGGA
This DNA window, taken from Bacteroidia bacterium, encodes the following:
- a CDS encoding phosphoesterase is translated as MKKLVTHRILPALFVIMLVVSSCQKGGNGNSQLPRPDEHSSEVVTAWMDLILEMTRTTPGFSPPVAARAFGYAGLGLYESVRGGQPGYKTLAGQVSGLSQNYLPKASPNGKYHWPAVANATLATIARGCYVPAALANEQLIDDLELAFNNEFQSQIPGSGPGRSQGLDAYELSVAFGIEMGEKILDYAMSDNQDECYKNNFPTSYTAPTGNGLWVPTPPAYQRALQPYWGDVRPFLAQNVSSAVQPGPPPPFSMDGDSYFFKECKEVYDVVNAITSEELKIAKYWSDDPGLTATPPGHSLSILRQVLIKEDADLLLAAEAFAKLGMGVHDAFISCWRAKFDYNLVRPITLIRQHFDASFTTPLTTPPFPEYTSGHSVQSGAASLILTDLFGSHYSFTDYTHQNRTDIDGTPRYYSSFYDFADEAAISRLYGGIHFRAAIENGIVQGRLIGNNISALKFK
- a CDS encoding gliding motility-associated C-terminal domain-containing protein — its product is MKKFVSDYDGFILMQQMHQHGFSLTKFDECLNVIWCKIKPISSISHTHDIAGSADEDYFFMVNKDRNTSDGSIITVSKLEKIGGAVVWSKNIAFPGLQGHPNFIGITEITATADSGIVIVSSHGLSNNVYKVVSIHKIAKDGGMVFTKTLDELQFSLNSINLEVHEVDGTIALLMNDAASHVIDRNLYILHISENGDPVIFYKVTSIGDKWMFRGSAKLTEQTLLVLGVGRQDKRIFYFTIENLGSISGIKAYITNQGTGNFPFTPIITTKDSSVIFWQAIDTFSRQVINYNIGSNAFRSKRYPTSYWPDQEVFEWNNSVLFFGTFTKGAILGGRSLLGRISDFDQDLCADDNEPRDTTGNNVPFDSIPQYLPLPADTSLFFLRDTTVILEDASQEVDIICSDIKIPKVELGNDTLICAGSLFQLNAGNPLDSFSYTWSTGDTVAEITATTSGRYWVEVSNGGCTATDTIDLVFLDDAQSILPDDTTLCPYDSLLVSIPASGNYRFITPTNDTLTHGAIYAKDSGTYYLYAELDGDCVFRDSIQLILHDLPAAKAGPDTLLCYNQEYVMQGAGGVSYHWIPATYLSNDTIPDPVAQLPHQQNYILIVGNNAGCRDTSAVSLDVRSPLNLSLRPSDTIVCKGDMLQFIASATGGDSSSYSFTWNGNSSTGASHSQAFYSEGWLYVTLEDGCSPEVGDSIFVQVADPQADFMVQPDDTAHINNSLHLINYSENAAHYSWDFVNGESSTLLSPTVAYGDTGRFQIRLVAFTEEGCADTAMQWVWVLPELKVFIPNAFHPGGGINDVFAPTTSAEVSWHLEVYNRWGQKVWEGTNTGWDGQYKGAPAPEGVYVYKIQLLDTDRRENAFRGNVHLLR
- a CDS encoding outer membrane beta-barrel protein, with the protein product MKKRYIFIACFFISHLSQAQNSRWYVEPVFSVNSAFRNIKLAEEGDPSVLALAARVKKDRDTLEFPAARLTAGLLVEYRINNWLALSSGLLYNERGFSRPRVRNCRPGPPPNCEFIFLSRFPGSVENEARFKMVYLALPLLVQGSLPLDSAGRWGLHLSVGPSIDLLLFSRQKVTEWNEENESNKSSDRLDDFSPYTASVWGRMAISYEVRPALSISFGPHVQYAITPLAGESVFFDEEYYNIGVALALKYAL